One genomic segment of Arachis duranensis cultivar V14167 chromosome 4, aradu.V14167.gnm2.J7QH, whole genome shotgun sequence includes these proteins:
- the LOC107484705 gene encoding uncharacterized protein LOC107484705, translating into MPLYAKFLKEMMTKKRSWKNNETVILTEECSAIIQHKLPQKLKDPGSFQIPCIIREITVEKALYDLGASINLMSVAMMRKMKIEEAKPTKMALQLADRSFKFPHRIVENLLVKVGDFIFPADFVVLDMQEEAKTSIILGRPFLLLLELSLMSKKVILP; encoded by the coding sequence atgccactctatgccaagttcctAAAAGAGATGATGactaagaagagaagctggaagaacaaTGAGACTGTGATACTAACcgaagaatgtagtgctatcATCCAGCACAAACTACCCCAGAAGTTgaaggatcctgggagctttcaGATCCCTTGTATTATAAGGGAAATCACAGTAGAGAAGGCCCTTTATGACTTAGGAGCCAGCATCAATTTGATGTCAGTAGCAatgatgaggaagatgaagatcgaggaggctaaaccaacaaaaatggcCTTACAACTGGCAGACCGATCGTTCAAGTTCCCTCATCGCATAGTAGAGAATTTATTGGTAAAAGTAGGAGACTTCATATTCCCGGCAGATTTTGTAGTGTTGGACATGCAAGAGGAAGCCAAGACCTCCATTATTCTGGGAAGGCCGTTCTTGCTACTGCTGGAGctatcattgatgtccaaaaaggtgaTCTTACCTTGA